In Brassica napus cultivar Da-Ae chromosome C2, Da-Ae, whole genome shotgun sequence, the sequence GTTATGAACATTTTATTGTAACtcaattttttgtttgtaactCAAAATTTAGTGGCAAGGTTTTCACAAATGAATTATCaaaaatgttttgaatttttcaaaatgatatTAATTGCAATAGAAAAAACAGAAAGAGGTTAAACAGATAATATTTACCAGGTAAAGCAATGAAAGCATCAGAATTCTTAGCCATCTCAGCTTTTCTCTGATGCATATCTGCAACTTCCCGCACTTCTCCTATTGTCTCTCcagtaatcttttttttttttgtgagaaatAAGTTAACAAAATGCATAAGTTATATCACCACCATTATCATTACTCCTCCCATTTTCTCATAAATAAGTCAACAAATACGTACCTCTTGCAACATGAGGAGCTTTGGGATTACTCTACATCATAGGATTAAAAACATACATTTATTTCATCAtcggtaaaaaaaaatcaatgatgTAAATTATGTGCCATTTATTACCCAATAACATGACGACCACCATCATGAACAGCTTGAGAGATCAAACCCATCAAACCTATGCATGCTCCCGCCACCATAAACAAGATCAACGTTCTTCGCCACCTGACAATCAAAGTTTCGAAACCTAAACTTTGTCTTTTccctattaaaaaaaacaataattgaCGTATAAACTCTTCACTAATTTTATAGAACTCAATCTTCTTTTTTAAACCCTCATGATGTTCTTGTAGATAAAGGCAATTGTTTTACACACTACCAGATGAATGTGACGaataatttacaaatataaatacCAGCGTTATAAAAATGACCGGATCAGCTGATagcatatataaaaaataaataatttcttcaaaaatataaagagATCTTTTtaccagaaaaaaatataaagagatCTCAACAGgtgaaaatgaaagaaaaagaaacatgaaGAAAAAGATCATATGCAATATATTTTACCAATTCTTTGCCTAAATCAATGGCTGCATCTTGATAACTAACTTTCTTGCCATTGCTACTCCCACAAAAGACGCAAATGCTCTTAAACCTTGAACTGTGTTCCTTTGTCATCTCTCTAATTTTCTCCCCTGCATCCTCCATCGTCAAAGTCTAAACCTTTTCTCTAagtttgttactgattcttatGATGTCAaaggaaaaattgtttttatagaCAAATACTACAATTGGTTACCTCTCTCTTCTTCTATTACAATCCTTTCTTACGTTCTGCTTTTTTGTTATAACGTGGATCTCTTTCTTTCAGAGATATTTTTAGTGAGAGAGTTTAATTAGGCACGTGAGAAACGTGGCCATTCGTGTGTACCACTTTTTGGCCTTTGCTTATTTTTGCATTCAGCTAAATTCTAACTGATAGCACAATCCCAAAATGGCCCTCACACGAGTGGAGCACTATTTCTCTATTATTTGGTCTATAAGTTGGCACTAATAAAATAGCAATTCATACGCTGTTTCGAATTTCGTTCTGTTTCCCATCCATAATACAAATACTGCGATTAGTCGgttgttaaattattaatcAGTATTTTCTATAACAGAATGAGAGATAAGTGAAAAATGTATAGATCAAATATTCACTACTATAACCCTCATAACACATATATccggtaaatatatatattttcttcaaaGTTGCATATTTGTCCATATCCCCAAGAACTAAAATAGTTATTTGCATGGCCCTGACAAATAAAGTATCGATTATCTCCTGAAAAACTTGTCATCCTATCATGTTTCTTTTCATAGAAGTCGCTATTgtagtcacttttgcaatttaCCGTAACCCTAGTATTCCAAATATCGTTTGGATAAAAGAGGATAAAAGATAAAGCAAAAATAGCAGAGGTTAAACAAGGGACATTTGCTAAAATcaacccaaatattcaagtcaaatgtaaaagtgtaccccactttcagtcaaatgcaaaaccaacctaaaggagtagtgaaagtactatttcacccttatgaccaaacaaaaaacataaatgtattttacgtttctatcctttggaagtctacacgtaataaaagaagtctacatatatatagacttcctatgaagtctactttatagacttgttttgtagtctacactctaatttggtatactaatttaattttgaaaatgtataaaaataattattgtgatatttttaattaatcatcaatataatggataatatgaagtaaataaattaaaatttcatataatcgaacaattttgaagaatatatactaatttggttatcatgtgctagactatgttcatagtttagaaacaaaaggttctaacatgttatgtcttttagtagttgatttcatagggttagattttagattttgttttttttttgttttattaacttaaatctgcatattaatgtttagtagtttatattttgtataaatgagactttttgattatcaagcaaaacatttagggtttgatatttgtggtttagggtttcgtagacctacaataaagtctatttatctgaagacgtctttttcagtctatatttttcaatttgttttacaaaaaatcattatatttaaactaagttaagttccttaagaataaaaaagtgaaatcatatactataactattaaaaaataaagaaataaatttaataaatcatatattaaaattattaaaataataaagaataaacaacaataattaaattattatagtagacttccaaaaaggtctactatgttatagtaagatctactccaaaattttaattttagtagacttcaaacgaagtctacagtatcgtaaattttaacctagttacatttttgtctccctatataaacaaaatttattcaatctctctctaaagtggctgcacaagttcttaaaactctctcccttctctctaaaactttctctcttctctctaaaattctctcaattgtttctaaatctctctcattatcttctttctctctaaaattttctcaagtctttctcacaatattatcttgtcattttagatattatgattcatggttttcatcttctcctttaaaaaatgtaagttttagatctatagattttaaatgtgtattttatgtttatttctcacaatattatctttttttggtaggtattatcactcatggatttcatcatctcctctaaaaatgtaagttttagattaatagattttaaatatgtatttacatgtttatattcaaataaatttatagatcaagctctctacattaatttgctactagtttaccttataaattatattatgtaaagtattttcagatttaaaattattttcacatttcaaaatatatagattttttcagatctgaaaattatcagacagtgtagacttctaaagaagtttactaaagcttgcagacttcatatgaagtttactaaaccataaagtttaagcagacttcattggaagtctacaaaaatatgactttaattttttttctatgttttttaataattttatcttattttgcaggtattttcttccatagttgttctcttctcctcctagaaatgtaaggtttacatctatagatttaaaatatgtgttctagtatttatattcaaataaagttacatattaaaattcatattaatatgtctttaatttataactattttgtctattaaatcatatttttaaaagttttttagatttaaacttatttcatatttttaatgtattatttttcagatctattttttttgatagagtagacttcatttgaaatctacttaaaacttacggctggtagacttcaaatgaagtctactagccttgaattttaagcaaatttcattagaagtttactcaaatatgattttaatttttatcttattttttaaaattttattttattttgcaggtattctcttccaatattttcaaatcatcttcccaaaaatgtaagctttccatatattcattataagatattttgtgtttataatgaactaaatttatagattcatacattatctttttgctttgttacaaggatgacaaaaaaccatttttgaaatattttccagaacaaagtattttcaaattttctaaatgcacacttttaaatatgaaaattttccattagtgtagacttcaactaaagtctactaaacaataactttacgtagacttaataaaaagtctactaaaatatgattttattttttatcttatgtttttctcataactctatcttatttggcaggtactttttccaagactttatttgaagcatcaagattatgaaaaatcaaacatactcaagaatactttttaatatattgctctgtaataactttcataataaaatattaatttttaaataatttttaatgcataatctataaacattgtattcatttttagttgttttcacttgtatgatattattaattttttgttagatatcaattttttcacaagatctaaccaaccaaacaagtaaaaccaccataagctaaaataataactaacacacatgtgagaagaagaaaatctatacaaaattttcccaaaaattttcaagaataatactaatcaaaacaatttgcaataagtatcaagtgtataattataacacattaaattgtgaaattcatccaagaccattaaaattttactaacatacactgtaaaataattaaatcatgaaaaaatatgatgaataatacacaaatacacttttaatagaatttacgacgtagacttcaactgcagtctacatttgtagatttacaaaaacgtctacacttattatttaacatatagtcaatccaaatttttttagtgtattggcgcaggcttgatacacaaaggcgtacaaagtgtgtcttagataactcgatcaagttccgtacttgtcgattattcgtgacaggcataagaggagtatattcctattcggagtcatttgttttaaatgatgtttggtaaggaataggttagcaccatcttctcaattttgttgtccagatcataatcttcttgtgtcatttcaagaagtttaccatgtgtacagccatcatgcacaaggaacattcttcaacctttccgattcttcatctttttcgaatattttgtcacccaaaatgtctttggcccatacttcacactcgctctaagtttccaaccacatccttgaacacgacacttagccacatacagagtttttgttgtcttatatgctgaaaatgtaaaattatattccacagtcaccgacttcagctttgaaacaagctcagccttactagcaaaactataaacgaagacttagaaatacgtctacaattattagctaacaacattgtcaaatcaaatgaattataccttcataattataaaaaaaaaattattttcaaaatcactcaaacccattaggattaactaacacacactgtcaaacaaaaaaactagaaaaaatttaatgaataatacacaaattcacatttttatagatttttctatgaagacttaatatttagtctctgaagatgttgacgttcttttcagtttacagacgtagactgtcaaataggtctactctttgggttggtttttgcaattgaccattttacgggttgctttctatagttgaataaaagttgtaattttgtacatgtagactttcatttcagtctacaatttaaaaaggttactttttgcaattgaccagaattcatccaagatttgactttcagaactagacttcatatgcagtctacatgtttgaatttttttgaaagaggttagttttgcaattgaccaagtttgacttcaaatcagtagattaaaatgaacgtctacgggtgtgtagacttcttgtgaagtttactctcaaatccgacgggttggttttgcatttgaccaaaataaaaaagtagactttatacgcagtctacatttttttttaagataagaagactgcatatgaaatctacaatttaataaatttttgattgctttttaaactttttggtcaaacacaaaactaacctattccacgaagtcaaagttttggtcaaatgcaaaactgaccttttatagactttgttggcagtctacattttgtagacttccgttgaagtctattttgaaaagtcaaaagttcggtcaaatgaaaaactaacctcttttaggtagacgtcttagtaagtctaccgaaagttttatttttgttgtcaaaggtaaagacggagactactggggaagtctgcgttagaaaaaaaatttgtctgctcaattgcaaaactaacccgtgcgttgacaaatagactgcatcgtaagtctccacggaggcgtagacatacaaaacagtctaccgtcgcgacacagatctgaaaaagaacgaaaaccatgtaaatagttacatttttcatgtgtaaagcttgtttccaaccttttcaaccgtccaaactccaaatatgagcaaaaagaagcatctttaacgattcactaatgaagaaactcgaaaatatgaagtttgtgattatgaaaatgatagttatgagagttttttagatggaaatgtagaggagatgagagaaaatgaagttttttgggttataatgagaaaaaagtggttgaaaattgaattctagagctttagagctcaaaaatggtggttcatggtggttggaaaaattgatgatgatggcatttttgtaaataagaagaaatggttagggtgtatttgattttttgttaatttcgaaattaataaaaaaataaataaaaatggcaattttgtgaataattcaaaaacataaggatagtatggaaattttattgatgaatagtatggacaaaaaaaaaagggttggttttggatttgacttgaaaatatgggttggttttgaaaaacacccGTTAAACAAAGTggattatataaattatatagtacGTGGCAAAATGAGAACCTGGTAGAATTGCTAATTTATTATAACACGAATCTGTCACTATGCCGTTGATGGGCCTTTGCTATACATTACTAGTGTCACGTTAATACGACAGAATTCGCTTTTGCAAAAGAAATGTGCTGTCTCTCCTAATCCATAATCCAAATTTGtcaaaaacattaaatattaagCAAAAGTTCTAAAATTTGtgatgtttgaaaatattttgatttgacATATATTTCTCTTAGATTCAAAACCACTCATGCataaatttatttgatctaGGATAAGCAACCCGATTGGTAAACAAACCAATTTCGCATTTATAGCTAAAGTctttatttgttcaaaaaaaaaaaaagctaaagtCTTTATCAGTTGTATGCTTTCTTGAAACGAAAACCAACTTACTAATCGGTAAATTTAACCTACTTTAAATAGTAACTCACTTAATTTGTCGGTCTAAATCTGTTTATCTATTTATAGAGCAAATAAACCAATACTCAGATGGTTTTCCGCCTACAAGCTATATATAAAACCATGACCATCTAGCCGACTTCCAGAAAGTAGTTGGATATAAAGTGACGAATAAATTTTGGAAATGGAAAGTTCGTAAAGCTCCAACGACaagttaaaatttttaatggGAAGATCCTTATCCTCATCTTTGAGgcattttataaaatctatcCTCAGCTTGGTTATTTAACTAAGAATTATTTCCCCTAGATAACCATATATTATGACTCATTTATAAAATCTATCCTCAGCTTGGTTATTTAACTAAGAATTATTTCCCCTAGATAACCATATTTTATGACTGTGATGATGATCACCAATAAGTGTAAAAAAACAAAGCGATTGCTTTATTCTTAatccatatataaataactTCTAAGAATATCGCTTATTCTAGTGTCAACCTCTATCGTCAAGCCTAATACTTCTTCTTCCGGTTTCACAATCGACCTCCCAATGTATTCAGAAACTAAGAAACTTAGAAGCAAAGGAGCTCTGCAgtaccttttatttttaattagtgatatatcatatatatcaaGAATTAAAACTAGTTAAATGTGTGTGTATGATGACTGATGAGTATATAAAACTAGATATGGAGATTGTATGTCATACTAGTAGACTAGTAGTACATCCCATTTCGGCCTGTGGAGATTGCCTCAATTGGGTTTACTTGGTATGAAAATGAGATCTTATTGTTTTACATATGGGCTTTTGGACAATTCAACAAATTTGTATAAAATGACCAGTCAATAGCGTAATTTCCTGATAAATTGGCCAACTTCCGTACGTGAATATTAAAATACGTTGGTTgagatttaatttttgaaacttaTACATATGATCTCGTTggaaaattaatatacaaaaaaataacatgATTCAAAGACCAGTCATTTTCCCTTACCCAAAAACATCACTATTTGCAAACAAATGTTTACGccaataaaatcataatatacaAGACTTAACGACTGGTTAAGCAACATGTTACTGCAAAGAGAgttttcaaaaatcaaatattagCCTTGTAATGCCTTTGAGCTGAGGATGTTTTGTTAAGAAAGCTTCATTTTGAGTTATAGGGTTTTTAGGACAACGAAACAAGTGTTGGAATGCATCTAGAAACTTTCTTGAATTGGAGAGACTTGAACcgaaatatttgtattttataatttttcatggTAAAGTAGTAAACAAAAaagtcaaaaatataaatttaaagcTCAGATATCAACTTCGAAGGTACTCCATATTATTAACAAACGTAACGCTGATTCGCCAACGTCTTTCAGAAAGTTGCTTAAAAGCCTTCTTCTtcgattatatattttcaaaattttcttaataatatagtttaatCCGTTTTCCACATTCAATTCTCTTTTATAGATctaagaaattttatttttatatattctgaGAGATTCACCAACCACCTTTTGTTTGCACTATGACATTATATAAGCATTTGTAACCAGCCACGATATCTACAATACAATTTGTATAACCAAGAGCAATAAAAgtttaaatacaaataaaacctGATCATTGCATATACCGGAAGATTGAACCGGAAATGAAGATCCTAAACCCGggttttctctttcttttcttttatcttcttGGGTTTCTTGGCGATTCTCCGGTGGATGCGGCGGTGAAGAAGTACCAATTCGATGTACGTATTTGATTTCCCGGTGAATATAAACCGTAACCTAAACTATATACTGGTTTGACTACCTGGTTTATATTGTTGAGTTATACTATTACTATATATGTAGGGTTTTGTTGTATATCAACGTTTGAAATTTTGAACAGGTTCAAATGAAGAACGTAAGCCGGTTATGCAATGCTAAACCGATTGTCACAGTTAATGGAATGTTCCCTGGACCAACGGTTTACGCAAGAGAAGGTGATCGAGTCATTATCAACGTCACCAACCACGTAAAATACAACTTGTCCATCCATTGGTAAAATCTCTCTTTCCTACGTCTCAAACCCGTTTAGTCTATGTTTTTTTGTGAGCCAATTTTTAACGTTTTGTTTTTATAGGCATGGACTTAAACAGTACCGAAATGGTTGGGCAGATGGTCCAGCGTACATAACTCAATGTCCGATGCAGACCGGACAAAGTTATGTTTATGATTTCAACGTGACTGGACAACGTGGGACTCTCTGGTGGCATGCACACATCCTCTGGCTAAGAGCCACCGTGTATGGAGCTATTGTCATCTTGCCTCAACCAGGAAAACCATATCCTTTCCCACAACCATACCAAGAAACCAACATAGTCCTCGGTTAGTGAATATAATTAAAACCGGTTTGGTCTAGCCTGCTCAAATTTACCGGGctttttctcatattttttaaaaaacattgttTATAGGAGAATGGTGGAACGGAGACGTTGAGACAGCGGTTAACCAAGCCAACCAGTTGGGTGCACCGCCTCCAATGTCAGATGCTCATACCATAAACGGAAAACCAGGACCGTTCTTTCCATGTTCCGAGAAACGTATAACTTCTTAACCTTATAAAACCGGTTTTAACCGgatcatatcttttttttttgaatagaaacaaataataatataaattgcatattttaaaacaagattATTATAACATCTagttaacttttaattaaactaaACCAGATCATAtcattttagttaaaatatttgtttctgtATAGACACATTCGTGGTGGAGGTGGAAGCCGGTAAAACATACCTTCTGAGGATCATCAACGCTGCACTAAATGACGAGCTATTCTTCGGGATTGCCGGTCACGACATGACCGTGGTGGAGATCGATGCAGTCTACACCAAACCATTCACAACCAAGTTTATTCTAATCGGACCAGGTCAGACCACAAACGTTTTAGTCAAAACTGACCGTTCTCCAAACCGTTACTTCATGGCAGCTGGTCCGTTCATGGACGCTCCGGTATCCGTAGACAACAAAACCGCAACCGCGATCCTTCAATACAAAGGCGTACCAAACACGGTCATACCGATCTTACCAAAGCTTCCTTCACCTAACGACACATCATTTGCTTTGGACTATAACGGAAAGCTTAGGAGTCTCAACACACCAAACTTTCCAGCTCTTGTTCCTTTAAAAGTCGACCGTAGATTGTTCTACACGATCGGGCTAGGCATTAACGCTTGCCCGACCTGTGTGAACGGGACCAATCTCGCGGCTTCCATAAACAACATCACTTTCGTTATGCCGAAAATCGCGCTTTTGAAAGCTCATTACTTCAACCTCCCAGGAGTTTTCAGGACAGACTTCCCTGATAGACCGCCTAAAGCGTTTAACTACACCGGTGTGCCACTCACGGCTAACCTCGGGACATCTACGGGGACAAGACTGAGCCGAGTTAAGTTCAACACGACAATTGAGCTAGTTTTGCAAGACACCAATCTCCTAACCGTTGAGTCACACCCTTTTCATCTTCACGGCTACAACTTCTTCGTTGTTGGAACCGGTGTTGGGAACTTTGACCCCAAGACAGATCCGGCTAAATTTAATCTCATTGACCCGCCCGAGAGAAACACAGTTGGAGTACCTACGGGTGGTTGGGCCGCCATTAGATTCAGGGCTGATAATCCAGGTATGATCTCTCAATGCACATACATCATGAGAATGGTCACATATAATAAATGATAAGCAGCTCAACTTATCGAGGCATATGTTGTTGTAGGTGTTTGGTTTATGCACTGTCACTTGGAAGTCCACACAAT encodes:
- the LOC106360588 gene encoding LOW QUALITY PROTEIN: probable cytokinin riboside 5'-monophosphate phosphoribohydrolase LOG6 (The sequence of the model RefSeq protein was modified relative to this genomic sequence to represent the inferred CDS: deleted 1 base in 1 codon), which gives rise to MEDAGEKIREMTKEHSSRFKSICVFCGSSNGKKVSYQDAAIDLGKELVAKNVDLVYGGGSMIGLMGLISQAVHDGGRHVIGVIPKLLMLQEITGETIGEVREVADMHQRKAEMAKNSDAFIALPGGYGTLEELLEVITWAQLGIHDKPVGLLNVDGYYNALLSFIDKAVEEGFILPAARHIIVSAPTAKELFEKLEEYVPHHNK
- the LOC106360585 gene encoding laccase-11-like yields the protein MKILNPGFLFLFFYLLGFLGDSPVDAAVKKYQFDVQMKNVSRLCNAKPIVTVNGMFPGPTVYAREGDRVIINVTNHVKYNLSIHWHGLKQYRNGWADGPAYITQCPMQTGQSYVYDFNVTGQRGTLWWHAHILWLRATVYGAIVILPQPGKPYPFPQPYQETNIVLGEWWNGDVETAVNQANQLGAPPPMSDAHTINGKPGPFFPCSEKHTFVVEVEAGKTYLLRIINAALNDELFFGIAGHDMTVVEIDAVYTKPFTTKFILIGPGQTTNVLVKTDRSPNRYFMAAGPFMDAPVSVDNKTATAILQYKGVPNTVIPILPKLPSPNDTSFALDYNGKLRSLNTPNFPALVPLKVDRRLFYTIGLGINACPTCVNGTNLAASINNITFVMPKIALLKAHYFNLPGVFRTDFPDRPPKAFNYTGVPLTANLGTSTGTRLSRVKFNTTIELVLQDTNLLTVESHPFHLHGYNFFVVGTGVGNFDPKTDPAKFNLIDPPERNTVGVPTGGWAAIRFRADNPGVWFMHCHLEVHTMWGLKMAFVVENGNTPELSVLPPPKDYPSC